The following are encoded together in the Vigna angularis cultivar LongXiaoDou No.4 chromosome 9, ASM1680809v1, whole genome shotgun sequence genome:
- the LOC108347406 gene encoding phosphoinositide phosphatase SAC2 isoform X2 — MDSNSTKEKLQNNDAVADEADLKSCYMQKFRLYETRSKFYMIGRDKNRTFWRVLKIDRLEPSELNIVEDSAIYSEIECCDLLRRVHEGNKSTGGLKFVTTCYGIIGFIKFLEPYYMLLITKRRKIGTICGHNIYAITKSEMVPIPHSTVRSKMAYSKDENRYKKLLCSVDLAKDFFFSYSYNVMFSLQRNLSDHNTTGQSLYDTLFVWNEFLTRGIRNNLQNTSWTVALVHGFFKQVKLSISDSEFNLTIIARRSRHYAGTRYLKRGVNEKGRVANDVETEQIVFTEARDGHPMQISSVVQNRGSIPLFWSQEASRLNIKPDIILSRKDSTYEATRLHFDNLVKRYGKPIIILNLIKTREKRPRETILRAEFANAVRYINKSLSGEDRLRFLHWDLHRHSRCKATNVLGQLGKVAAYALKLTGIFYSPVTPNMRLDGLSQYSYSENNNVIDHCITEETNINKNTVDTETEISNCYYRDDENKDYSVKPQMLQSGVLRTNCIDCLDRTNVAQYAYGLAALGRQLQVLGFIESEHIDLDNPLAGELMEVYESMGDTLAFQYGGSAAHNKIFSERRGQWKAATQSQEFIRTLQRYYNNTYLDGDKQKAINLFLGHFQPQQGKPALWELDSDQYYAVKRRGLYLTDGSVRSTITRSLSDGNILGESDASIRNLNDTNCQKSSEKPDKHFGLGSMPDIFICGSDICHCRQIYGGMVKGKNCESGHICYDEHGDACDCSNFLDVDWLSSSGNSCEEELLERSTSISSENIANELVTTETSASESGSSLKGRQSAEELNKDRKYSERFERWVNEEEMHFAWRI; from the exons ATGGATTCAAATTCAACAAAGGAGAAGCTGCAGAACAACGATGCTGTTGCAGATGAAGCCGACCTTAAGTCTTGTTATATGCAGAAGTTCAGGCTCTATGAGACTCGCTCG AAATTTTACATGATCGGAAGAGACAAAAACAGAACATTTTGGAGGGTCTTAAAGATTGACAGATTGGAACCATCTGAATTGAATATCGTTGAAGATTCAGCAATATACTCAGAAATTGAGTGTTGTGACCTTCTGAGGCGGGTACATGAAGGAAACAAGTCTACAGGAGGGCTTAAATTTGTAACAACTTGCTATGGAATCATTG GATTTATCAAATTTCTTGAACCATATTACATGCTGCTTATAACGAAGCGAAGGAAGATCGGCACAATCTGTGGTCACAATATATATGCTATCACAAAGAGCGAAATGGTTCCAATTCCACATTCTACCGTGCGATCCAAAATGGCTTATTCTAAGGATGAGAACAG ATACAAGAAGCTTCTATGCAGTGTGGATCTTGCGAAGGACTTCTTTTTCAGCTACTCCTACAATGTTATGTTTAGTCTTCAACGCAACTTATCTGATCATAATACTACAGGGCAATCACTATATGATACCCTTTTTGTTTGGAATGAGTTCTTGACTCGTGGAATCAGGAATAATCTCCAGAATACTTCATGGACTGTAGCCTTAGTACATGGATTTTTTAAACAG GTCAAACTTTCCATATCTGACAGTGAGTTCAACTTGACTATCATTGCTAGGCGCTCACGGCATTATGCTGGGACCag ATATTTGAAACGAGGAGTTAATGAAAAGGGTAGAGTAGCTAATGATGTTGAGACAGAGCAGATAGTCTTTACAGAAGCTCGTGATGGACACCCTATGCAAATCAGTTCCGTGGTGCAGAACAGGGGTTCAATCCCTCTGTTCTGGTCTCAGGAAGCCTCTAGATTGAATATAAAACCGGACATTATAT TATCAAGAAAGGACTCTACTTATGAGGCCACAAGACTTCATTTTGATAATCTTGTCAAAAGATATGGAAAGCCAATTATTATTCTGAACTTGATAAAG ACACGTGAGAAGAGGCCTCGAGAAACTATTCTGCGAGCCGAGTTTGCAAATGCCGTTAGgtatattaataaaagtttGAGCGGGGAAGATCGCTTGAGGTTTCTTCATTGGGATCTGCATCGGCATTCAAGATG CAAAGCTACTAATGTATTGGGACAGCTGGGAAAAGTGGCTGCATATGCTCTGAAGCTGACAGGCATCTTCTACTCTCCAGTGACCCCAAATATGAGGCTAGATGGATTATCCCAATATTCCTACTCTGA GAATAACAATGTCATTGATCACTGTATCACAGAAGAAACCAACATAAATAAGAATACTGTTGATACAGAAACAGAAATTAGCAACTGTTATTATAGGGATGATGAGAACAAAGATTACAGTGTCAAACCCCAGATGCTTCAATCCGGGGTGTTGAGGACTAACTGCATAGACTGTTTAGATCGTACCAATGTTGCTCAATATGCTTATGGACTCGCTGCACTTGGACGTCAGCTTCAAGTTTTAGGATTTATTGAATCCGAACATATTGATCTTGATAACCCTTTGGCTGGGGAATTAATGGAAGTCTATGAGTCCATGGGAGACACATTAGCCTTTCAATATGGGGGTTCTGCAGCACACAACAAG ATATTTTCTGAAAGAAGAGGTCAATGGAAGGCAGCAACACAGTCCCAGGAATTTATTCGAACCCTACAACGTTATTACAACAACACATATTTAGATGGTGATAAACAAAAAGCAATTAACTT ATTCTTGGGTCATTTTCAGCCGCAACAGGGAAAACCAGCACTGTGGGAGCTTGATTCAGATCAGTATTACGCTGTCAAGAGACGTGGCCTTTATTTAACAGATGGCAGCGTTAG GTCAACTATTACGAGATCTCTATCAGATGGTAACATTCTCGGTGAAAGTGATGCTTCCATTAGGAACTTGAATGATACAAATTGTCAGAAATCATCTGAAAAACCTGATAAGCATTTCGGCTTGGGATCTATGCCGGATATCTTTATTTGTGGAAGTGATATTTGTCATTGCAG GCAGATATACGGAGGAATGGTCAAGGGCAAAAATTGTGAGAGTGGTCATATTTGTTACGATGAACATGGTGATGCATGTGACTGCTCCAATTTCCTTGATGTGGACTGGCTTTCTTCTTCTGGAAATTCCTGTGAAGAGGAATTACTTGAAAG GTCAACCAGCATCTCCTCGGAGAATATCGCAAATGAACTAGTAACCACCGAGACATCTGCTAGTGAATCTGGATCCAGCCTTAAG GGAAGGCAGAGTGCAGAAGAACTGAACAAAGATAGGAAGTACAGTGAAAGGTTTGAACGTTGGGTAAATGAAGAAGAGATGCATTTTGCTTGGAGAATATAG
- the LOC108347406 gene encoding phosphoinositide phosphatase SAC2 isoform X1: MDSNSTKEKLQNNDAVADEADLKSCYMQKFRLYETRSKFYMIGRDKNRTFWRVLKIDRLEPSELNIVEDSAIYSEIECCDLLRRVHEGNKSTGGLKFVTTCYGIIGFIKFLEPYYMLLITKRRKIGTICGHNIYAITKSEMVPIPHSTVRSKMAYSKDENRYKKLLCSVDLAKDFFFSYSYNVMFSLQRNLSDHNTTGQSLYDTLFVWNEFLTRGIRNNLQNTSWTVALVHGFFKQVKLSISDSEFNLTIIARRSRHYAGTRYLKRGVNEKGRVANDVETEQIVFTEARDGHPMQISSVVQNRGSIPLFWSQEASRLNIKPDIILSRKDSTYEATRLHFDNLVKRYGKPIIILNLIKTREKRPRETILRAEFANAVRYINKSLSGEDRLRFLHWDLHRHSRCSKATNVLGQLGKVAAYALKLTGIFYSPVTPNMRLDGLSQYSYSENNNVIDHCITEETNINKNTVDTETEISNCYYRDDENKDYSVKPQMLQSGVLRTNCIDCLDRTNVAQYAYGLAALGRQLQVLGFIESEHIDLDNPLAGELMEVYESMGDTLAFQYGGSAAHNKIFSERRGQWKAATQSQEFIRTLQRYYNNTYLDGDKQKAINLFLGHFQPQQGKPALWELDSDQYYAVKRRGLYLTDGSVRSTITRSLSDGNILGESDASIRNLNDTNCQKSSEKPDKHFGLGSMPDIFICGSDICHCRQIYGGMVKGKNCESGHICYDEHGDACDCSNFLDVDWLSSSGNSCEEELLERSTSISSENIANELVTTETSASESGSSLKGRQSAEELNKDRKYSERFERWVNEEEMHFAWRI; encoded by the exons ATGGATTCAAATTCAACAAAGGAGAAGCTGCAGAACAACGATGCTGTTGCAGATGAAGCCGACCTTAAGTCTTGTTATATGCAGAAGTTCAGGCTCTATGAGACTCGCTCG AAATTTTACATGATCGGAAGAGACAAAAACAGAACATTTTGGAGGGTCTTAAAGATTGACAGATTGGAACCATCTGAATTGAATATCGTTGAAGATTCAGCAATATACTCAGAAATTGAGTGTTGTGACCTTCTGAGGCGGGTACATGAAGGAAACAAGTCTACAGGAGGGCTTAAATTTGTAACAACTTGCTATGGAATCATTG GATTTATCAAATTTCTTGAACCATATTACATGCTGCTTATAACGAAGCGAAGGAAGATCGGCACAATCTGTGGTCACAATATATATGCTATCACAAAGAGCGAAATGGTTCCAATTCCACATTCTACCGTGCGATCCAAAATGGCTTATTCTAAGGATGAGAACAG ATACAAGAAGCTTCTATGCAGTGTGGATCTTGCGAAGGACTTCTTTTTCAGCTACTCCTACAATGTTATGTTTAGTCTTCAACGCAACTTATCTGATCATAATACTACAGGGCAATCACTATATGATACCCTTTTTGTTTGGAATGAGTTCTTGACTCGTGGAATCAGGAATAATCTCCAGAATACTTCATGGACTGTAGCCTTAGTACATGGATTTTTTAAACAG GTCAAACTTTCCATATCTGACAGTGAGTTCAACTTGACTATCATTGCTAGGCGCTCACGGCATTATGCTGGGACCag ATATTTGAAACGAGGAGTTAATGAAAAGGGTAGAGTAGCTAATGATGTTGAGACAGAGCAGATAGTCTTTACAGAAGCTCGTGATGGACACCCTATGCAAATCAGTTCCGTGGTGCAGAACAGGGGTTCAATCCCTCTGTTCTGGTCTCAGGAAGCCTCTAGATTGAATATAAAACCGGACATTATAT TATCAAGAAAGGACTCTACTTATGAGGCCACAAGACTTCATTTTGATAATCTTGTCAAAAGATATGGAAAGCCAATTATTATTCTGAACTTGATAAAG ACACGTGAGAAGAGGCCTCGAGAAACTATTCTGCGAGCCGAGTTTGCAAATGCCGTTAGgtatattaataaaagtttGAGCGGGGAAGATCGCTTGAGGTTTCTTCATTGGGATCTGCATCGGCATTCAAGATG CAGCAAAGCTACTAATGTATTGGGACAGCTGGGAAAAGTGGCTGCATATGCTCTGAAGCTGACAGGCATCTTCTACTCTCCAGTGACCCCAAATATGAGGCTAGATGGATTATCCCAATATTCCTACTCTGA GAATAACAATGTCATTGATCACTGTATCACAGAAGAAACCAACATAAATAAGAATACTGTTGATACAGAAACAGAAATTAGCAACTGTTATTATAGGGATGATGAGAACAAAGATTACAGTGTCAAACCCCAGATGCTTCAATCCGGGGTGTTGAGGACTAACTGCATAGACTGTTTAGATCGTACCAATGTTGCTCAATATGCTTATGGACTCGCTGCACTTGGACGTCAGCTTCAAGTTTTAGGATTTATTGAATCCGAACATATTGATCTTGATAACCCTTTGGCTGGGGAATTAATGGAAGTCTATGAGTCCATGGGAGACACATTAGCCTTTCAATATGGGGGTTCTGCAGCACACAACAAG ATATTTTCTGAAAGAAGAGGTCAATGGAAGGCAGCAACACAGTCCCAGGAATTTATTCGAACCCTACAACGTTATTACAACAACACATATTTAGATGGTGATAAACAAAAAGCAATTAACTT ATTCTTGGGTCATTTTCAGCCGCAACAGGGAAAACCAGCACTGTGGGAGCTTGATTCAGATCAGTATTACGCTGTCAAGAGACGTGGCCTTTATTTAACAGATGGCAGCGTTAG GTCAACTATTACGAGATCTCTATCAGATGGTAACATTCTCGGTGAAAGTGATGCTTCCATTAGGAACTTGAATGATACAAATTGTCAGAAATCATCTGAAAAACCTGATAAGCATTTCGGCTTGGGATCTATGCCGGATATCTTTATTTGTGGAAGTGATATTTGTCATTGCAG GCAGATATACGGAGGAATGGTCAAGGGCAAAAATTGTGAGAGTGGTCATATTTGTTACGATGAACATGGTGATGCATGTGACTGCTCCAATTTCCTTGATGTGGACTGGCTTTCTTCTTCTGGAAATTCCTGTGAAGAGGAATTACTTGAAAG GTCAACCAGCATCTCCTCGGAGAATATCGCAAATGAACTAGTAACCACCGAGACATCTGCTAGTGAATCTGGATCCAGCCTTAAG GGAAGGCAGAGTGCAGAAGAACTGAACAAAGATAGGAAGTACAGTGAAAGGTTTGAACGTTGGGTAAATGAAGAAGAGATGCATTTTGCTTGGAGAATATAG